The following is a genomic window from Brachionichthys hirsutus isolate HB-005 chromosome 10, CSIRO-AGI_Bhir_v1, whole genome shotgun sequence.
ACTAACCTCCAGGCACTTTTTAAGACAAGTCAAAGGGATGATGctgttaatgatgatgatgatgatgctgattgttttgtttttttggtagAATTCAGGTTTTCCACTGCATCAAACATGAGGGAACTGGGGGTAGGACGCTTCTGGTGGATGGCTTCAATGCTGCCGAAAAGGCACGAGAGAAATCTTCTGAAAACTTTGAGCTGCTCGCCCGACTGTTCATCAGACAAGAGTACAAAGAAAAGAGGGGCTCCCACAAAAACCACTTTGAAGGCATCGGCCCTCTGCTCAACGTCTATCCTTGGAACAATGAACTTTACCTGATCAGGTAAGTTATTGTTTTTAAGACCCAGTCCCAACTAAACTACAAAATACTCCGTTTCAAAAGGAATATTTTGTAGTTTTAAACAGATGGTGCCACGTTTTACACATAAAATCTACAATAggatgtgtgtatttttattattttttaaacaggtACAACAACTTTGACCGATCAGTGCTAAACACTGTCCCACACAACCTGGTTCAGCAATGGTACGTGGCACATCGAGACCTGACAACAGAACTGAGGCGACCAGAGAATGAGCTGTGGGTGAAACTGACTCCAGGAACGGTACCAAAGCTTCACTTGTTAAAAAGAGACCCTCCCAAAAGGATTGTGTGGAGACCTCTTCAAAGCAAATCTGTCGTTTTGCAGCTAATGAGGGCATAATTCAGTGTAAACTAGGTATGCTTATCCTCGCTTGTCTTCATCAGGTGCTCTTCATCGATAACTGGCGCGTCATGCACGGGAGGGAGTCTTTCACTGGCCTGAGGCAGGTCTGTGGATGCTACCTGACCAGAGACGACGTCCTCAGCGCTGCACGCTGCTTTGGTCTGCAGCCCTGAGCCTGACTGCGGTCCCTTCTGTGCCTTATCGGTTAGTCGatagcattttaaaaagtattcagacatcttttcttttttgacattttattcctTCTCCGCCTGCTTGAAATAATTTCAAAATCACAGCTCTAGCCACAAGACCTGAGGACAAAAATCCTCCTATAacagatctggatgacatttgaCTCGTCAGTTAAGGTTGGACTAGAATAATACattgctttatttctttttttttaatcaggatCTCTAAATGTTATTACACAACTACACCTGCTTGGCTGcttgcattaaatatttatgaaatatttcacatttcatattCTTTCTAACATCGATGGCTTGTGTATCCAATGCAGTGTTCATCAATATGAATTTCAAActaaatatgaaaaacaaaaaaaacaaagcgcaAACATCATCTCTACCCTCAAGGAGATCTTGGTGGTGATCCCATTTAGATTAAATTTAAACAGGACTGGCTTTTTTTAGACTTCTGGAGCCTCTCCCTCGGGCATGCTGCTGCGTGGAGCAGCCATGGGAACATTTTCCGTGGCTTCCTCTTTCTTGGAAGAGCTCGCCCTAGTGGGCAGAGAGAGAATTGAAGTTTCATGCTGATACCAGAGATGACTTGATGCTGTGTAATATTGTAAAGAGTCTCAAGTCTCACTTCATCTCGGTGGCCTCGCCGGCTTTGACTGGTTTATATGCGTGCTTCTTCACAGTGTGAACTATAAACCACGCGACCAGGACGATCAGGACACACCCGAGCAACGCCCCGATCACTGCGCCGGCAATCACTCCATGTCCCACTTCTGCATAAACATGCATTTGGCATCTGTTAATGAAGTCTCCTTGCAATTTGTCTTTGCATTCATTCTAGTGAACATACAATAATCCTACCAGCATTCAGCTCAACAGTGCAAAGTGAAAATCCCACGATATTTGTCGCGTTGCACTGGTACTCTCCAAACTGAAACTCGCTTATGTTTCTGATTTCCAGTATTCCAGTTTTGGTCGCTGAGGAAAGGAGTGAACACATGTTGTGAAAGAATGACTgaacacatgttttttttttttgtcacaagcCTGCACATATAGTACTCACTTCTTCCCATTGCCGGCCTCCTCGTCTTAGCCTGATCCAGATTGGTCCAGCTGTATGTCGGGGGTGGGCTTCCACGCTCACTGTGGCAGGTCAGAGTGACCAGGTGACCTGATTCCACATCACCGTGTATGGCGCAATATGGAGAAGAGGGTTTCTCTGGCAGAACACAAGGAGGATGAATTTatatttagtctttttttttttataagaaagCCACATTCAGATTGGAAtgatttcagttttatttttgattgattaGATTTCTAGAGGGGTCCGGAAACGAAATTCGTGTCACTTTCATGTAACAGTCTGAAGAATTTAAAttccaacactgtaaaaacacaACTATGAATGCATTGAGACGTTATGTACAGAAATCTGGTCACACAGGAGCATCATATGTTATCAATATCTCTGTTAAAGGTACAGCGTGTGAAAAAAAGTGAATATAAATGAATCGATATTATTTAGTTCACAGTTCAGTTTGTAggtctgtgtgtttgtattttgcGTGTTCAGTATTCATTTTTGCATCACTCATGATGAACACATGGAAATTGTCTTACAAGCATTTTTCATAAAGACAGTGGGAATTTTAAACGTATGCTTAGCATGCAGCAGattctcatatatatatatatatatatatatatatatatatatatagtcctACTCTAATTTCCACTGCTGACAACGAGGAGATCACATGCAGTAACCATAGAAACTACTCAGGAGGATATGGTCGCCTGCAAGGTTGTTCCTGCAAAGGTGTGAAGGAGACTATTCAAAGTGAATATAATGTCCTAATCCCGCTCTTCAAGGTCGATGTCTTAATAGATGCACTAATGCTGCAACACCGATCTTGGCTAGTGAAACTCAGCTGTGGAAGGAAATCTAAAATATACTATTGAAACACAATGAGAGTTTTACTTGAGTCAAATTTTAGatgcagtaaaaaataaatgtcgaTGAAAACATCACAAGGGAAGTAAAACATGAAGCCAAAAGCTCGCCCTGTGTCGGCCAGCCACGCCCTaaaaagcaggagaaaagggCCAAACGCGAACAacaggatcggggggggggggggggggctttcttctCTATCTTGATAAGTCTGAAAGACCCTCAGCAGCTTCTGCTGTCAGACTCCAACGGACTTAGTGCCTCTTTCATCTTTGGCCTGCACGCACATGTCCAGACAATTATTTACTGGCATTGATGCCTAACTGACCCAGAACGCTGACAACGACGCTGGCCTCAAACTGGCCTTCCACGTCGGGAATGTTGTGGACTTCACAGGTGTAGACGCCAGCATCCGATGTTTGCATGTCGCTTATTGTTATTGAGGCATTTCTGGTGGTGGCAGGAGAAGCAGGGAGATGAAGCCTGTCCTTGAACAATTTTCCCAAGACGACAATCCCTGATTGATAGTAATACAcctgaaaagaaaagtcagacCACGTGTTAAATCACAGCACATTTTAAAGTTGCGAGAAAGAAATTTGCTCTACTTCTAAATAAATAGTACTATGAGGAAGTAATAAAAGCTTCTGTACCTACAAATGGTCCCCATGGCATAAAAGTTCAACTTTGAATTAAATCGCATTCAGTAGCATTTGAGTCCAATATTAATTATGTAGTGGTAGTTAATTAAATGTTCATCatcatgttaaattaattagaaattattattattttatatatactaACACTAAATTTCAGTCATTCAGAGTTTCCATTGAATCTGCATTTATCGGAGGACTCAATCCCAGGCTGTGTTGACTCAGTGAGGCGTGTTCTCCGAGcgggagaaaagagagggaacgtttgcttgatttttttatgaatattcaAGGTTTGTAATGTCGCTGTCTTCTCAGTGCTTTGAATTCAACAGTTTAAGTCCAACTGCAGAATTGCTTTCTGGCAGTTCACATTTAAAACGACAACTTTTTGTGTGCACATGAAAACGTGTAAGAGACAGAGAAATATATCTTTAGCTGCCATAGAGAAAAATGAGTCCAAATGAAACTCGTCACATTTAATCGGAAATCATATTTTTCTCACTCTTTCCGATGGAAGTCAAGGACTCCTCAATGTCGGACACAGTGTCCGTCTATCCCAAATGACAAGACGCTTTATGACATTTTACAAGCGGAAgcattgtgtatttgtgaataCCTGCTCCCGTTTCAAGgaggacaaagaaacaaaattcCACTGGATGGCGAGGCCGTTGGTCTGCTCAATAGTCACAAACGTACACTGGAGAAGGATGCTTCCACCTGTTGTGACATTAACATTTTTTTCCGGAGTCTTGACTGTGATGAGCTCAACAAATCCTGCAAAAAGATAAGCATGGTTtcagcaaaaaacacaaaaaaacacacaaaaaaaacacaaatccaaaTTTCTGTTATCGCCCAAAACGGCATTGTAAGGAAAAGAAGCAGGAATATTGTTACCTATTGCACTTATGAGGACGAACAATCGCAGCGTGATGCACATCTTCACACAATGAAGGCCCACGAATGCAGCTGGGTTCTCAAGAACTGAACGTCTCAACACTgactgctggaaaaaaaagcccCGCAGGAGAGGAGGACAAACACAATGCAGTATCGGGCAAGGTTGCAGTACGCGCGGTAATGGACTTCCCGATACTGCATTGATAACACAATGTTTGCATAGCCGTGTTTGCCAGACTGGGTGTGTACAGTGTGCGGTTTTTAGCCGTTTACAGTTTTGGGTGTCGGCAGAAAAATCCATCCTTTCTTTCTTGCGTGAATAAATATGGCCATTTTAAGTTGCACCTAATAAAGTTCCCATCGGAGTcgtctgctctgtgtgtttgaggtCGTTGCCTCAACGTGGCAAGGTCAGGTCCGCAGTGTGTCGCGACACCAACGTCGAATCCATTCTGCAGCACTTTGGCAGCACTTTTACAAACAGCTCATCACTCCGTCCTCCTTCGTCTTGTAAGTCATCCTGGTCCAGGGCTCTTCTGGCAGTGGGATTAATGTGATTTAATCCTCACCTGGCCTTTACTGCTCGCCTCAAGGAAGAGTGAACCAGAGCACTGCGACGTGCTGCTTATCATGAGGGAGTTCACTCCCCGGCGTCGCGTGCTCCATAAAGCCATGCCGTTTTACCTTCACATGCAGAATCACACACGATTAACTGTCAGTAATGATCAGAAACTGACATAAGTGATTAACAATGTGAGCAGCGTTGATCAGGGGCGACTGGTGATGAGTGGGAGGGAGAAATCTGTTAATGTGGGAAGAGCAGGGAGGTGCGTGGAGCTAATCGCCCACACGATGAGGATGCTTTCCTGATTTGATTGATTGGGAAGTGAGATGATATCAGCGTCTCCCCAGACTCTCGCCTGGACAGAACACGATGCTGGGCACGTTGGGCACAACCGTACGGGTCAGTCATTCCTCAAATAAATTAAACCAATGGAATGATTTACCAGCCCATCAGGATCTAGGAAATATTGATGAAGAGTCAAGTTACCacataaataattaacaaaGAGGAGATGAATTAAAGATGCAGTTTGTTCTGACTCCATAAAATCTAGTAGCTAACACCAAAtaaaatgggggaaaaaaaagttaaacgCTGCAAATGTTTGGTACAATCAGATGTCAGTATATTTTCAGACagattattttagattttttgtGTGgattaatttatgcagagaCTTAATCCAATTGCAGCTcactaaataaattacaatgctTAGGTATCTGTGAATGAATGTATTATCCATGTAATGTATATACATTAACATCGGAGTggccttttttttgcttttataccCAGCATATCTTACATTTCAATGTTAATTCAATATTACCTTTAATTCCAATGATACTCAGAACATAAAAGGTTGCAAACTATGTCCTTGAACTGTCTTCTGCTTCGACATCCGGAAGCTTTCAGCATATATATCTCCACACAGGCGACCAGTATTTCCCTGTCAGACTGCCAGGGCGGTGTGAGTCAGAGCTTTGTCTCAGAAATAACTGAGTACACACATCTGAGGCGTGGTGATTTCCGACCCTAAATGAAAATGGCTGTCCGGGCATCGGGACTATTTATCAGGTCACGGTCGCGGTAAAGCATGTACATTACTTTATTTGACGGCAATCGTTACTCCAACTGCTTCAGCCGCTGCTGCAAACCGCTAAATGCAGCTGGTTTCGTTCAAGGCAGGGATGCAGTTCAGATGCAAGCCAGCAGATGACAGACCAGACTGTTGGATGTTGTGCTTCTCTGCGCGTGCACGATAGTGTGTTGACGTGCAGGGGAGCACCAGGTAGCCGTTGGCAACAGAGCCAGGAGCAGCACTCTCTCTGGCCTCACTCCCTTTCACCTGCCGTGTCTGCTCCTCACCGCTGtggcaaagaaagaacaaatgtAGGCCAGGCGTAGCAGGACTTCCCATATTCTCCCTGCAAGGTACCAAGCAACCCCTTTCAGAAGCAGTGATGGAACcgtgtcctcacacacacacacacacagattgacaAGATAGTGTAAGTAAAAGGACATAAGTGAGACACAGATACTCAAAGGAAACGTCGCCTGGTACGTTTCGTAATCTCTGACATTCACATGGAGAAGGTGGCCGATCAGAAACTGGAGTACAGGAGACTTTACTTCAGGAAGGCTGTCACTGATAGCTTCCATCATGTGCGAGCGATAAAAAACAGCAAGAACATAGCCGACCATTACTGGCATAGAGAAACATTAGGCTTCCTTATATCTCATTAGCTCCGCTTTGTCTGGTgcccgtttcctcccacctccaaaaacatgcaatttaggtgaattgattgtTCCAAATTGTAcgcagtgtgtgcgtgagagtgGTTGTCTATGTGGctccgcgatgcgctggcgacgcattcggggtgtcaTGTCACCCCTagtaagctgggataggctccagcaactcccgtgacccagCGAAGCGGAAAAGCGGCAAGAACATGGACGGATGAACGGAATTATGAAGTACTTATATCAGTACTCTATATTGGTAAATACTCAAATATAAGTACTGGCCTGATGAATAGTGCTGATGCATCCCAAATGTTATAGTGAAtatgaaaataattataaaattataattataatgcaAGCAGGCATTCGAAGCGGAGCCACACAGCTGAAGTATTCCCTGCCTTTTCACcacttttaccccccccccccccccctacagaagAACAGCCATCAATTTCTGACCCATGTTAATGGACCCtttcaatattttatatttttaaatggagTGCTGACAATAGAACACAGAAATTGAAGGCACACTTTGTGAAGCTACTTCACCGGCTCTTTGTCCGTCTTCTCGAACAGACCTATGCACTCCCAAGCAGAGGAAGCCAATCCGATGAAAGCAAGATGAAAACGAAAGATTCAGCCACAGCAAACCCGCACAGATGGAACATCCACACAAACAGTCATTCTGGAAACCAAACAGGAGGATTTGAATGCATTCTTGTTGCATTCAGCACTTTTGGTGTGCTGCAATGGGCACAATTTGAATTTGATTTAGTGCAGGCTGTTCGCCGTACATCGTTGCGTGCAAGCTCATATCATTTATGTACCTCAGCTCCTCTCAAGGTGAACTCTCTCAAGCAGCATAATCAACTATCGAAGTGCTTGGTAGAGGCAGCCGGgagtaaattaaaataaatcaattaggTGAGACAAATGTGTGCATTAAATCTGACTTGTATCTGAAGGCTGACATGTCATTACGCAGGTCGGCGAGGAGAATAAGCACGGAAAATGCGTAACGTAACAATAATGCAAGTGTTTAGATGCAATCAGTTTGAACTCCGCAATTAATCAAATTGACTTTGAGAGCATCATGTGCTGTAAAAGCTCATTTTAGGGCATCAAAATGGGTAATAAGTTATTAAAAATTGCACCAAAGTGTATGTAAGAAATACCTCTTTGGATCTTATAGACAGAAACCATCACCCCGAGGTTAATCAACTTCATCTCAACGCTCTGCTTGCATCACTTTAAATCATTGCTATTACCGTAATAAGAGTAAATTCTGGGAGTAATTCATCAACTGTTTGATATTGAATATAGAGTTTCCAATAACATTTCTAAACACGTCTTGTGCTCATGGAATTGCCTGGTATAAAAGAAATCAATTATCATTTGTATCAGTGCGCTATTATTTCCTTTCCATGTCaagaaaaatatgcaaaatTCTAGAATGTCTAATTTAACAGAGAGTGTATGAAGACATGAATATCCAAAAGCGTACAAcatgcatttgatttatttatgaaagaTTAATGTCTAAATAATACAAAGCAATACAAAATGTGCATGTATGATATGAGATGGCAATAAAATAACTTGATTTAGTTATATCGTGTTAGACCAGAATCACAACACATTAAAAGTTTGTGCCGGATTCGATTGTTTTTTCCATGCATGTCACCAACTCTCctttattacatgtttttggacatGCAGGCATTAGTAGAACATGCATGCTCATGCATGCTTTGCACAGAAAGACCCTGGGACCTGAGGCAGCAGGGTTAATAACTTCCCTTATGTGTAATGgcacttcctttttcttttttttttacagctagCTTTGTATATTAATGTAATATATCATCTTTGGAAGAGATATCTGTGTTACCAGATCTCTTTGCAACTAAGATGCTGAGGCATGTCTGGAACAATTTAAATGTTCTCCTGAGCCATTTGTCTAAAGAATTCCATTCTCGTGTTCAGATGTTTTGCGGCTTTTGAAAAGTGGGTGCAAAATTGACTTTGGTTTTTATGGAGTGAAAGAATCGATCCTAATCCGATGTCCGCTTCCCCCATTGAAATGAATAGTCCTCCCGTGGCGCTCTAAGAGCTACTTTCTACTTTTGAAGGTGTTGTGAATATGACTAAATAACATATCAGGTATAGTGTTACGTCTCCGACCACATCTCCTTGCTGTTGCTTAATGCACTTTATGCATTGAaatctctgagtgtttttcctTTTAGCTGCATCCTTGCATGCCTTTCCTTGCACCTGTGCATTATTCATGGTAAAAACTGCCATGTCTCAAAATGAactgaacagaaaaaaagaggatgCACGGAAAAAACAAGAGCCACACAGGTGAAAGGTGCGACTGTATTTAAAAGCAGCCATTACTTCATGCTTTTCAGTAAGTCTCTATATGGCATTAATACAGTCCAGATTTCACGCAAACGTTCCCGCTGGGTTTCACTGTGTAGACATGTTTCAAATCGCATTGAGTAAATAACAGGTGCAATTAATACAATTATTAATGTTCCAGTCAACTGCTTGAGTTTCAGGGCCCTGGCATGATAAATGACGGCTAGCTGTCCCACTGTCACAGCATACTGGGACACCTATAGAGACCAGAGCCCGTGCTAATGTTAGTATTAACACTTGTGTTAGTCTCACTTATTAGCTGTCATGGACACTAACTCTGCTCAGTAAGACTTTATAGACTGAAGGAGCAGCCCTGATTGGTAATCTTGCAAGGAAAGACCCACGACTAACCCAGAGTCAACAACGATTGGCTTGAAATTAAATGCACGGGTATTTACTTCATCCACGGCGCCCATGCACCTGAGAACATGCTCTGGTAATAATCTGTCGATCACATGCGGCTTTGCTGccttattttttaaaacatcatGTTGTGTGAACTTTAAAGTAGCAACTGCCGCCATGAACTCAAGAGGAAATTGTTAAGTTGACTTAATaaatgaaacaggaagaggagtcaTTTCCCCCATACGCTTCTTCTTGAAATCAGTGATGCCGGCCCCTGTTGGTCATTAGGAAGAATTCAACTTTAAGTCACTTTGCCTGACTTGGACTGTGGAGTGAATCCACTGGAATCCATCCCGACAGGTACAGGGTGACGATATGGGCATATTCCCGGCATGCCCAGTAACAGccacactcacattcacacttaCAGGCAACATTGACTTCAAATGTACCTGACCTTCATGTCTTGTCCACTGGGGCCCCACGATGGACACGGTGGACAGATGTGGAACACGTCAGCAGAGTGCCGGGTAAATGGAAGATGAGAGCATTTTCTGTTGCTGATGTGAACTAATTTaaaattagatattttttttcccatgtaTTGAAAACTGAATCAGCACATTTTACGTCAGGGCAGATTCCGCTCCTGGgttttgatttttcttcttcttctttttttttttttttttgcaatttgggAGTAACAAATAGTTTTACATTTGAGACCACTCAGCGTTCTTATTATCAGGACGTTGCTTCACAAGGAACTTAAATAGTGTGGGCAGTGGCCCTCGAACCACCTCTGCTAAGAATCGGTTGAAATCAATGAGCTGATTTGGACAGCAACTTATTGTTTCCTACTGTTTAGAGGTGTGCGTGGATGATAATATTACAAATGTCCCATTGCATCATTACTCTTCTGTGTGCTGCTGGTGCAGACATAATTAGAGGATGTTCTCGTCACCTTCACCACCAAAACATTTATGCTGTAGTTCAAGGCCAGAgtggagacaaaaggagaaagaTTCAAAagcactataatatatatatatattgtgtccGTGACCAGAGGACACAAAGTCTcagcaaaaaaaatgcaacctcATTTGTCCTTGTgacaaaacaaattaattacGAAGAGCTTCGTGGATGCAGAAGTGAATCTGTCCCGGACTAGGCCAGAAAACTACCGGTACCTCATCCGGCCTGTACTACGGtacatcatttttattattgtatttctTTAGCCAACAGTGgggat
Proteins encoded in this region:
- the LOC137900399 gene encoding V-set and immunoglobulin domain-containing protein 1-like — its product is MCITLRLFVLISAIGFVELITVKTPEKNVNVTTGGSILLQCTFVTIEQTNGLAIQWNFVSLSSLKREQVYYYQSGIVVLGKLFKDRLHLPASPATTRNASITISDMQTSDAGVYTCEVHNIPDVEGQFEASVVVSVLEKPSSPYCAIHGDVESGHLVTLTCHSERGSPPPTYSWTNLDQAKTRRPAMGRTTKTGILEIRNISEFQFGEYQCNATNIVGFSLCTVELNAEVGHGVIAGAVIGALLGCVLIVLVAWFIVHTVKKHAYKPVKAGEATEMKASSSKKEEATENVPMAAPRSSMPEGEAPEV